The proteins below are encoded in one region of Arenibacter algicola:
- a CDS encoding AraC family transcriptional regulator: MKTIPILGIEQFEHQAQLEDFYSNNLEHHLKKNREYFHKPHKHNFFLCVLFTQGSGIHEIDFETYTVQAGCIFFLRPGQTHFWQFNSSPQGYIFFHTQEFFEFHFTNNKLEQFPFYYSFKNPPLVNIALDKIQRMKSKFVEINKEYYSELPFKKQKLANLLSSVYIDLSRHYMAQGQKKEVISLRYFSTLRALEQLIDKHYRSQKSAKYYADALHISSKHLNRILRTTLNKTTTQLIMERIMLEAKRLMVHSNNSLSEISEILGYEDYAHFSKVFKKMTHMNPKEFKRSYN, from the coding sequence ATGAAAACAATTCCAATTCTCGGCATAGAACAATTTGAGCACCAAGCCCAATTGGAAGACTTTTATAGCAATAATTTGGAGCACCACTTAAAAAAGAACAGGGAATATTTTCACAAACCCCATAAGCATAACTTTTTCCTTTGTGTACTATTTACCCAAGGATCGGGCATACATGAAATTGATTTTGAAACCTACACTGTGCAAGCAGGTTGCATATTTTTTCTTAGACCCGGCCAAACCCATTTTTGGCAATTCAACAGCAGTCCACAAGGCTATATCTTTTTTCATACCCAGGAGTTCTTTGAATTTCATTTTACCAATAACAAGTTAGAGCAATTTCCTTTTTACTATTCCTTTAAAAACCCGCCCTTGGTAAACATAGCGTTGGACAAAATACAGCGTATGAAATCTAAATTTGTGGAAATAAATAAGGAATACTATTCCGAGCTTCCGTTTAAAAAACAAAAATTGGCCAACCTACTAAGTTCAGTCTATATTGATCTGTCCAGACATTATATGGCACAGGGCCAAAAGAAAGAAGTAATCTCCCTACGGTATTTCAGTACCCTAAGAGCCTTGGAACAGTTGATAGATAAACATTATAGATCTCAAAAATCGGCCAAATATTACGCAGACGCCTTACATATTAGCAGCAAGCACTTAAATAGAATTTTAAGAACCACTTTGAACAAGACCACCACCCAACTTATTATGGAACGTATTATGCTGGAAGCCAAAAGACTCATGGTTCACTCCAATAATTCCCTGTCCGAAATTTCCGAAATTTTGGGCTATGAAGATTATGCCCACTTCTCCAAGGTATTTAAAAAAATGACCCATATGAACCCCAAAGAGTTTAAAAGGAGCTATAACTGA
- a CDS encoding DUF983 domain-containing protein — translation MGKRCKNCNYKFEVEPGFFFGAMFVSYALACAEMIACFVLTWAILKISIAYIFLCVVSIALLSSAFNFRLSRTIWMYLFYKKR, via the coding sequence ATGGGTAAAAGGTGCAAAAATTGTAATTATAAGTTTGAAGTGGAACCCGGTTTTTTCTTTGGGGCCATGTTTGTTAGTTATGCCTTGGCCTGTGCCGAAATGATCGCCTGTTTTGTGCTTACCTGGGCCATTCTTAAAATCTCGATTGCTTATATATTTTTATGTGTGGTAAGCATAGCCCTGCTTAGTAGTGCCTTCAATTTTAGGTTATCCAGGACAATTTGGATGTACTTGTTTTACAAAAAACGCTAG
- a CDS encoding sialate O-acetylesterase, giving the protein MNLLKTLLLALLLSTATVSLAQIELPAFFGDHMVLQQNRDVSIWGTDKPNAKIKVIGSWGKESTATANANGQWKLKIQTPSYGGPYTLNIKGSNARTLKNVMIGEVWLCSGQSNMEMPVKGFNNQPINGSAEAILNSRNSQIRLFTVKRATSLQPLENVEGQWSEAGPATVRDFSATAYFFGKKLNSLLNVPIGLIHTSWGGSNVETWMDKETLSEFNTIALPKKLPEGAPQRTPTLLYNAMINPLIGYNIKGAIWYQGESNRNQAKEYAQLFPTMINTWREKWQQGKFPFYFVQIAPYGYDGGNAGYVREAQLHTMKTVENTGMAVTMDIGDCDFIHPREKKLVGDRLALWALAKDYGMEGIAYSGPVYKAIDEIKDGKVKLSFEFNENGLSSYGRPLSGFEVAGADKVFHPAEAKINGDRTLSVWAEGVLNPVAVRYAFKNCEEGSLFNTDGLPASSFRTDTWEE; this is encoded by the coding sequence ATGAATTTATTGAAAACCTTACTATTGGCATTGCTATTGAGCACTGCCACAGTCTCCTTAGCTCAAATTGAATTACCTGCCTTTTTTGGGGACCATATGGTCTTACAACAAAATAGGGATGTCTCCATTTGGGGAACCGATAAACCGAACGCTAAAATTAAGGTAATAGGAAGTTGGGGAAAAGAATCCACTGCAACTGCCAATGCCAACGGACAATGGAAACTGAAGATCCAAACCCCATCCTATGGCGGACCCTATACCCTGAACATAAAGGGGAGCAATGCGCGTACCCTGAAAAATGTTATGATCGGGGAGGTTTGGTTGTGTTCCGGGCAATCCAATATGGAAATGCCTGTAAAAGGATTTAACAACCAACCCATAAATGGCAGTGCTGAAGCCATTTTAAACTCCAGGAACAGTCAGATACGCCTGTTTACCGTAAAAAGAGCTACCAGTTTGCAGCCATTGGAAAATGTGGAAGGGCAATGGTCCGAGGCCGGTCCGGCCACCGTAAGGGACTTTAGTGCCACCGCTTACTTTTTTGGAAAAAAGTTGAATAGCCTTTTAAATGTTCCCATCGGTTTGATCCATACCTCCTGGGGCGGATCCAATGTGGAGACCTGGATGGATAAGGAGACGCTTTCCGAATTCAATACCATAGCGTTGCCCAAAAAGCTTCCTGAGGGAGCACCACAACGTACCCCTACCCTATTGTACAATGCCATGATCAACCCCTTAATAGGGTACAACATTAAGGGAGCTATTTGGTACCAAGGGGAATCGAACAGGAACCAGGCCAAGGAATACGCCCAGCTGTTCCCCACCATGATCAATACCTGGAGGGAAAAGTGGCAACAGGGCAAGTTTCCCTTTTACTTTGTTCAAATTGCACCATATGGCTATGACGGCGGTAATGCAGGCTATGTTAGGGAAGCGCAATTGCACACTATGAAAACGGTTGAAAATACGGGAATGGCAGTAACAATGGACATTGGCGACTGCGATTTTATCCATCCCAGGGAGAAGAAACTGGTGGGAGATAGATTGGCCCTTTGGGCACTTGCCAAAGATTACGGCATGGAGGGTATTGCGTATAGCGGTCCGGTGTACAAAGCAATAGATGAGATAAAGGATGGCAAGGTAAAATTGTCCTTTGAGTTTAATGAGAACGGACTCTCCAGTTATGGACGGCCATTATCGGGCTTTGAAGTGGCCGGGGCGGATAAAGTTTTTCATCCTGCCGAGGCTAAAATAAACGGGGACAGGACCCTAAGCGTGTGGGCAGAAGGGGTATTAAATCCTGTGGCCGTTAGATATGCCTTTAAGAATTGTGAGGAGGGCAGCCTTTTTAATACCGATGGACTTCCTGCCTCTTCGTTTAGAACCGATACTTGGGAAGAATAA
- a CDS encoding CIA30 family protein produces the protein MKYLLATLVFMTLMTSKIIFDFNKDSNIKEWRIVNDGVMGGLSVGSFTLSPNGHGLFMGEISLENNGGFSSVRYRFEKLKVTEDSNITIKLKGDGKNYQFRVKDDSNNYYSYIVTFPTSGEWEEIKISLKDMYSSFRGRKLDMPNFSKNSIEEIVFLIGNKRTENFTLLIDKIALD, from the coding sequence ATGAAGTATCTTTTGGCCACTTTAGTTTTTATGACGCTTATGACCTCAAAAATAATTTTCGATTTCAATAAAGATTCCAACATCAAGGAATGGAGAATTGTGAATGATGGGGTCATGGGAGGCTTGTCGGTAGGGAGCTTTACCTTGAGCCCTAATGGACATGGACTATTTATGGGGGAGATTTCTTTGGAAAACAATGGTGGATTCTCTTCCGTGCGTTACCGGTTTGAAAAGCTAAAGGTAACCGAAGACAGCAACATAACCATTAAACTCAAAGGCGACGGCAAAAATTATCAGTTTAGGGTAAAGGACGATTCCAACAATTATTATTCCTATATCGTTACCTTCCCAACTTCAGGGGAGTGGGAAGAAATCAAAATTTCACTCAAGGATATGTATTCTTCTTTTCGGGGCAGGAAATTGGACATGCCCAATTTTTCAAAAAATAGCATTGAGGAAATTGTTTTCCTGATCGGGAACAAAAGAACCGAAAACTTCACATTGTTGATCGATAAAATAGCTTTGGATTAG
- a CDS encoding c-type cytochrome: MKKGLKILGVSIGLIVLLIGIVVIFISANDIPSYDVEKIDFKVNSSPEALARGEKLALMLCASCHLNHQTNKLTGQKMMDAPPEFGEIYSQNITQDKTYGIGDWTDGELVYLLRTGIKRDGQYSPPYMAKLPHMADEDINAIIAFLRSDHPMVKADPTPDIPPKPSLLTKILCRVAFKPLPLPTEAIPLPNENKAVELGKYLAHNLDCFSCHSADFKTNDFLNPELSEGYFGGGNKPLDLQGRVMLTSNLTPDKETGIGNWTKEDFVNALKYGQKKGAKALTYPMLPYPQLSDAEAGAIFEYLQTITPIKNMVERSIY; encoded by the coding sequence ATGAAAAAAGGACTAAAAATACTAGGAGTGAGCATAGGATTGATTGTATTATTGATTGGAATTGTTGTAATCTTTATCAGTGCCAACGATATTCCTTCCTATGATGTGGAAAAAATTGATTTCAAGGTAAATAGTAGTCCCGAAGCTTTGGCCAGGGGCGAAAAATTGGCCCTTATGCTATGTGCCAGTTGCCATTTGAACCATCAAACCAATAAACTTACGGGTCAAAAAATGATGGATGCCCCACCGGAATTTGGAGAAATCTATTCCCAGAATATTACCCAGGACAAGACCTATGGCATTGGGGACTGGACGGATGGGGAACTGGTATATCTCCTTAGAACGGGCATAAAAAGGGACGGTCAATACAGTCCGCCCTATATGGCCAAATTGCCACATATGGCGGATGAAGATATTAATGCCATTATTGCGTTTTTAAGGTCGGACCACCCTATGGTGAAAGCGGATCCCACTCCGGATATTCCCCCCAAACCCTCCTTATTGACCAAAATCCTTTGTAGGGTTGCCTTTAAGCCACTTCCTTTGCCCACTGAGGCAATTCCCTTACCAAATGAAAACAAGGCTGTGGAATTGGGTAAATATCTGGCACATAACTTGGATTGCTTCTCATGCCATTCGGCCGATTTTAAAACCAACGATTTTCTAAATCCTGAATTGAGTGAAGGGTATTTTGGAGGGGGCAATAAACCCTTGGATTTGCAGGGACGGGTAATGCTGACATCGAACCTTACACCGGACAAGGAAACCGGAATTGGGAATTGGACCAAGGAAGATTTTGTCAATGCACTGAAGTATGGGCAGAAAAAGGGTGCAAAGGCCTTGACCTACCCCATGCTGCCCTATCCTCAACTTAGCGATGCCGAAGCCGGGGCCATTTTTGAATACTTGCAGACCATAACCCCCATAAAAAACATGGTGGAGCGGTCCATTTACTAA
- a CDS encoding mechanosensitive ion channel domain-containing protein, which produces MRPHARVLFFTLLLLCSYNVKSQTDTITVNKDSVNTEILKNYNKRIAEIEQQRVEDSIKKADLENQLNSLKTTDNIQKEELLLQLKTIEDNNKSRIAHKIARIDSLRNTASGFPVITSLGDTLFHIYSKIGASTPQERALSISKKIKKLDDDDFLKIDSIVVVKSENTFDIVYGETIIMSISESDAIWYDKSMRALADEFTLKIKTSIIEVKKESGIIKIFMRIGLVILVIGLAWLIFILIGKGYTRALAYIHRSKDKWLKNLSYKDYTFLTADQELQVVLFLFNIFRWLVYALLLYISLPIIFSIFPFSRTWADTLFQLIWSPFKGGAIAVWHYIPNLISILVIYFVMKYCIRFVRYIFSEIEAEKLKLSGFHSDWAMPTFSIVKFLLYAFMFILIFPYLPGSDSDIFKGVSVFIGVLFSLGSSTAIANMVAGLVITYMRPFKIGDRIKIGEVTGDVVEKTLLVTRVKTTKNEVITIPNSSVLSGNTTNFTSETLERGLIIHTTVTIGYDVPWIDVHKALIDAALRTDLLLKDPAPFVLQTGLEDFYVAYQINAHTKNASKQALIYSNLHQNIQDVFNERGIEILSPHYRAARDGNMTTTPANYLPKDYKAPSFSVKVEKDKND; this is translated from the coding sequence ATGAGACCCCACGCACGAGTATTATTTTTTACCCTACTCCTTCTTTGCAGTTATAATGTAAAAAGTCAGACCGATACCATTACGGTAAACAAAGATTCGGTCAATACGGAAATCTTAAAAAATTATAACAAGCGTATAGCGGAAATTGAACAGCAACGTGTTGAAGATTCCATAAAGAAAGCGGATTTGGAGAATCAGCTCAATTCTTTAAAAACAACGGATAACATACAAAAAGAAGAACTTCTTCTTCAGCTTAAAACCATTGAAGACAATAATAAGTCGCGCATAGCCCACAAAATAGCGCGTATAGATTCATTGCGGAATACTGCCTCCGGATTTCCGGTAATCACTTCCCTTGGCGATACCCTATTCCATATCTATTCCAAGATTGGAGCATCCACTCCCCAAGAGAGGGCACTTAGCATATCAAAAAAAATCAAAAAATTGGATGATGATGATTTTCTAAAGATCGATTCCATTGTCGTTGTAAAATCTGAAAACACATTTGATATTGTTTATGGAGAAACCATCATTATGAGTATTTCCGAATCCGATGCCATTTGGTACGACAAAAGTATGCGCGCCCTGGCAGATGAATTTACGCTTAAGATCAAGACCTCCATCATTGAAGTAAAGAAAGAGAGTGGCATAATAAAGATATTTATGCGCATAGGCTTGGTCATCCTCGTCATTGGCCTTGCCTGGCTAATATTTATCCTCATAGGGAAAGGTTATACCAGGGCACTCGCCTACATCCATAGATCAAAGGACAAGTGGCTCAAAAATCTATCTTACAAGGATTATACCTTTCTGACTGCCGATCAGGAATTGCAAGTGGTGCTGTTTTTGTTCAATATTTTTCGTTGGTTGGTGTACGCGCTTTTGCTGTACATCTCCCTACCGATCATTTTTAGTATTTTTCCTTTCTCCCGCACTTGGGCAGATACGCTTTTCCAATTAATCTGGTCCCCATTTAAAGGTGGCGCCATCGCTGTATGGCACTATATACCCAACCTGATCAGCATCTTGGTCATCTATTTTGTAATGAAATACTGTATCCGTTTCGTACGGTACATATTTTCAGAAATTGAAGCGGAAAAACTAAAATTATCCGGTTTTCATTCGGACTGGGCCATGCCTACTTTCAGCATAGTGAAGTTTTTGCTTTATGCCTTTATGTTCATATTGATTTTCCCCTATTTACCAGGTTCGGATTCAGATATATTTAAAGGAGTTTCCGTATTTATAGGGGTATTGTTTTCTTTGGGATCCTCAACGGCCATTGCCAATATGGTGGCCGGATTGGTCATTACCTATATGCGGCCCTTCAAAATTGGGGATCGTATAAAAATTGGTGAAGTCACCGGCGATGTGGTAGAAAAAACCTTGTTGGTAACCAGAGTGAAAACCACAAAAAATGAAGTAATCACCATCCCAAATTCTTCGGTGCTCTCCGGCAACACTACCAATTTTACCAGCGAAACTTTGGAAAGGGGGCTTATTATACATACCACCGTGACCATTGGCTATGATGTTCCTTGGATAGATGTACATAAGGCCCTGATCGATGCCGCATTAAGGACAGATCTACTTTTAAAGGATCCTGCTCCCTTTGTACTACAGACCGGCTTGGAAGATTTTTATGTTGCCTACCAAATAAACGCACATACAAAAAATGCCAGTAAACAGGCATTGATCTATTCCAATTTGCATCAAAATATACAAGACGTATTTAATGAAAGGGGCATTGAAATCCTATCGCCACATTATAGGGCTGCCAGAGATGGAAATATGACCACCACACCGGCTAATTATTTGCCCAAGGATTATAAGGCGCCAAGTTTTAGCGTAAAGGTGGAAAAGGACAAGAATGACTAA